The genomic interval gaCATTGATGTCTTTGTACTTACTGAAAAACTAAGAAAATTGCAATatactattaaaaatgaagaatcaGTTATATTTGATTGTTACGATGATTATAATGATTATAAGAATAATTGGGAAGTAGAGAAAGATTTAgctgaatattttataaatttccaTGAAATTGAAAAGAGGAATAATATTGTTACTGAGGAAAAAACCAAATATATTAAGTATCTGGAACATATTAAGACATTATacgaagagaagaaaaataaagaacatTGTTGtgatttaaaatttcgtCATCTTTATgatcattattttaattgtaaTCCAGAGTATGATCCCGATAATCTCTTATTAAAGTTTAATGTTATAAGTGAAATACCTCAGAAAAAGGTACAAGTTGCAGAGGTTAAGGAAAAATCTTTAGGACCTAATGGATCTGGTGAAGATAGCACCGAAGAATCAGATAAATACGATATTGTTTACCCGGATGTACCGATAGGATGGAATAAACGAAGAAACAAACATAGAACGAAA from Plasmodium cynomolgi strain B DNA, scaffold: 1029, whole genome shotgun sequence carries:
- a CDS encoding hypothetical protein (putative), which encodes MTPGAGRARNEATTKTDWEDILNKLPAHKIYDEFKKVDNINNYSSVCNLESPLKDKYKNFEDLCKKFAYHLDYIFSNKYEEKNVEYCILLKYWIYDEIKKFNENGKKDIDVFVLTEKLRKLQYTIKNEESVIFDCYDDYNDYKNNWEVEKDLAEYFINFHEIEKRNNIVTEEKTKYIKYLEHIKTLYEEKKNKEHCCDLKFRHLYDHYFNCNPEYDPDNLLLKFNVISEIPQKKVQVAEVKEKSLGPNGSGEDSTEESDKYDIVYPD